The sequence AGTACCCGCGTCACAGCAAGTACGACGCAGCCGGAGCGGAGTGGTGTCAAACATATCATGGGCAGAAGCTTTGTGCGATTGCGGTTAGTAAAATTTAGTATTTACAGATTTATGAGCAGTCCTTATCACTTACACAAATATTAGATACTCAAATTTTTCCTATTTCAGAGTAACCAGCGTGTTGACGTATACGAATGGCGAGCCGGCAACGATCTGACTTGTATTTGCTCTCTGCGCGGGCACACGCGGGTAGTGAGCGACACGCACTTCCACCGACAAGACCACAACCTCATAGCAACATGTTCCATAGATACTTTCACTCATATGTGGGACCTCCGTGATGCAAGAAAACCTGTAATCTCACTGTGTGCTGTTGGTACGACTTTAACAAGAATTATTCACTCTTTAATGGAACAGAAGGCTTTAaaaatttcgattttttttgtatgagaacTCTGAAACTTGAtgaacttatttattttagtttttttttttaatgaaattggGAGTGGTCTTTAACACTACATTTTGTTTACAGCGGGAGCCTCACAAGTACAGTGGAACAAGGTGGCATCTCACATAGTTGCAACAGCACATGACGGAGACATCAAAATATGGGATTATAGAAAACACAGTGTACCATTCCAGTACATTTCAGCTCACTTGTGCAAAATTCATGGAGTAGACTGGAGTCCTCACCATGAATACCAATTAGTTACGTCCAGTCATGACGGCAGTATCAAGTTCTTTGACATTAATAATGCTAGGAGGCCAGAGAATGTTATTAACACTAACTTCCCAGTATGGAGAGCTATATACACACCATTTGGGAGTGGTTTACTGACTATAGGTGTGGGATGGGGAGGTTTACCCCGGGTTGAACAAGCTGGGGTAATCGGTATCTGGGTATCAGATATCTTAACACACCGGCTTGTGGGACATACAGACACAGTACAGACAATGGTGTGGAGGCCAAACACCCCTCCAGACAACTACCAACTAGTGACTTGGGGCAGAGATCAATCTTTGAGGATTTGGGCAATGCAACCCTCTTTGCTGAAAATGTGCCACCATTATTTACCTAATGATAGTGAAATTGAAGAGGACAACAGTAGTGACAGTGAGTATTTTTGCATATTATAAAGTTGCTTGTTACACTGTACATTTGTCTAGAATTCTGGAATTTATCCCAATATTTTGTTACAGCAATGTCTCCAGTTGAATCTATAAATGATGGATCTGAAAATACAGGACAAGATATACAAATGGTAtgatttattttctaaaatgaTAGTTTAGCATGTTTACATAGGTTACTTATCataaaatacattataattattttctttttcagaCCAAGATGCCAATTTCAAACTTAATATCAATAGATGAAGAATTCGAATCAATAAGAGAAATGGCTAATATTGAAGTTACGGACATGAACACAGAAACTAGGATATGTCAGATACATTCAGAACGCAATGGGTACACTGCCAACTTACAAGTGGCCTTTCCTAAGAATTTACCTGAACAGATTATACCAAAATTCTCTTGGCTCTCAAGTACAAATATCGATAGCACAACAACTATAAAAATTCTACAGGCTTTAAATAGAACAGCACATCGCAAGAAGAAAGAAGGCCAACGTTGTCTGTTACATTGTCTGAAAACATTGGCGACATCTATTGATGAGGTAAATATTGCCGATTTTTTAATCAAAGGAAAACTGCCATTATTTTAAACCTCAATTTGTCACATgtacaataataaatttatttttatttgcatgACTACCTTCTGTGCTGTGTTAGTACTATTTTTTCCTTATTATTGGAAACTACCCTTTTTTGATTTATTGTTGCAAGTTTGATGTATCAACTACCACTGACTTGGACAAACTATTTTAAGGAAGAACATTGTATACAAGCTCTTGTGTGTGATATTATTCAATGATTATTCACAGATTCCAGTGAAATCTAGTGACGATTCTGACTCAATGAAGTCTAGTCAAAGAAGCCAATCGGAGAGCGAAAACGCCGGCGACGCGTGCATCCCCTTCCCCCGCACCTCCGGGGCCAAGTGGTGCGGCGTCAGCACTCTAGTCGTGTTCAACCGCCCGTCGAACACCCGGCGACTGTCCTTGAAGCACGAGGCTGGGACGCCGAGGTCGATGTCCTCTCTCTCGACTATACCGAGTCTGTTCGGGAGTTACGGGTCGGTGTCTCCACACGCAACCACTACGCCGTCGCCGACAAACGCCCCTGGCTTTCCGCAGCTACTGCACAGGCATCCCTCTAATTCTATTACGACGTTCTACTTTCAAGATCGATGGGTAAGTACCGAGGCTCCCTCACACAGCTTTATAAATAGTTAAACACTGCTGAAAGCTGCACCACTCGCTTGTGTCCTACACCATTTTATATTGTAGGTATGTTTATCTTTAATCCTGAATGTTTGATTATTATTACAGAAAGCGCAAGGTCGGCGCGCGGGCAGTATGCGGAGCCGCGGCAGTATCTCCGGCTGCTCACCCCGGGTCGTGCTCTACGCCGCGCCCGACCTGTTCCCGTTGAACCGGGTCCTCGCCGAGAAGTACGTCATCAACGCCGAGGATTCCGTCGGTACGATATTCTATTTAACATGTTGATGTAGAAAGCGCTAGGCGCGGCGTCatccatttcatttcatatcacCTCGAGTCGTGTTCTTCGCGGCTCCTGATCTGTCCCCTACTGAACCCCTTTCGAGtttaaatacattctgaataacTTTTACCATGAAACCAACCCAGAAAGCCCTATATTATAAATTTTTGATCGATTCTAGGCTTTGCAACGTTGCGTTTGTTAACTATGATTTGACGAAGCATACATATTTACAGAAATGTGCGAATCGAACGCGCGGATAGCGTCATCGGAAGGCGAGAGCGAACTGGCGCACGCATGGCGGCTAGCGGCGTTAGCGGCGCGGGCGCTCCGAGCGCGGCCCGTCGACCACTGCGCCTCCAGCGAGGAGAGCATGGGCTGGGCGCAGCATCCGCTGTGCTGCAGTCTGCTGCAGTCACTGTGAGTACACCTTGATGTGTGAGGCGAATGTGCGGATAGCGTCATCGGAAGGCGAGAGCGAACTGGCGCACGCACGGCGGCTGGCGGCGTTAGCGGCACGGGCGCTCCGTCCGTACTTTTTAATTGACGGTTTTAAATATAACTTCCAAAGGTAATATTACAAAATTGCAACAGTTATAAAGTCTATATTATGCGTAATTAAAAATTGGCCTAAACCTAGTGTGTATTTCAGAATATCCCACTACGCGAAGGCCCTGGACATCCAGATGGCGGCGATGCTGGCGTGCGCGTTCCCCATCTTCAACGACACCAACAAGTGGAGCTCGCAGTCCACCATTAGCAACTCTAGCTATGTAAGTTGACATTCTTCCCCTAAGGCTATGTACGCACGCACGCGGCTAGCGGCGTGCGGTTGTGGCAGGCCGCACAGTGCATAGGTACAGTGTTTGCGGCTCCGGTTTCATACATTCCTACCCGGCTAGCCGCGTAGTGCGTAGCTCGCCTAAAGTACACGTACCTTGTGAATCAGGGAGGTTggtaaaataaactttttttcgaGTAGAAACGTAATAATATATGTGCGAGCAATAAGGGCCTAGTCTCATTGTATTTACAAGAAAAACGGTACGTAATATGTTTATTCAACGCCCCCGTGGCTCAACTAGTATCAACAATTAGACTCGTTTTTTTAGGTTTTACAGAGGCAGAATTTTCCCTTAGTAACTTTACTCAGTTACTCCTCTGGTGCAGCGATCCAAAGTGTGTCTTGTTCTCCAAAAAAGGAATAAAACAATCGTTGGTACATTTTCTAAGGAAATCTCAGCTACATGGAGAAATCGacgctctttttagggttctttTCACTGATTCCTTAAGAGCGAGACTAGATGCATTTaagaattatttgatttgtgATATGTTTTAGGGCAACGGCACATCTCCGTACAGCACAGTAAACCAATACAGCGAAATAGCCGACGGCTGGATGAACGTCCGCAGCAACTCGTGCTCCGAGGCCGAGAACTTTTACACCGACTCGAGCGTGTCCAAGTCTGAACGGATGTCAGCCTGCGTCCTTGACGAGGCCGCGGTGCATCAGTACCACTGCTTTAAAAGGGTCTACGCGGACATTCTGCATCGGTGGCAGCTTTTATATAAGAGGACTGAGGTAATTTATTTACTGACTTGTGAAGTAACTCTTGTCTCTAAGCTGAGAAGTTTTATATGGCCTCGAGCGTGTTCATGTCTGAACGGATGTCGGCCTGCGTCCTTGACGAGGTCGCGGTGCATCAGTACCACTGCTTTAAAAGGGTCTACGCGGACATTCTACATCGGTGGCAGCTTTTATATAAGAAGACTGAGGTAATTTATTTACTGACTTGTGAAGTAACTCTTGTCTCTAAGCCGAGAAGCTTTATATGGCACtgatcccaccgcgagctagtaagctatgagctatcggctataaaaacgaacaaaagataagcactcccgtgcaaataaaagagtcacggcgattttgatagctcaccgctggccgagtaactataaacatcgccgtgtctcttttattttcacgggagtgattatcttttgttcgtttttatagccgatagctcatagcttactagctcgcggtgggaccagtgcctatggcCTCGAGCGTGTTCATGTCTGAACGGATGTCGGCCTGCGTGCTTGATGAGGCCGCGGTGTATCAGTACCATTGCTTTAAAAGGGTCTACGCAGAGTCGCAGACATTCTGCATCGGTGGCAGcttttatacataaatataagagATCTGAGGAAATTTGTTTCTTGTGTATATGCACTTGCACTATGTAGGTACCAAGGCTGAAACCTATTGCACGTTACAGTCTCAAGCGTGTCTGAATCAGTACCGATGGGTTTTAGTTAGGCCGCTTTAAAAAGGTGGGCCGTTTCTTTGCACCGGCGCGGTGGTGATCAGGTGATCACCCATGTAAGTTGCTAATGACCTCATTGAACATTTCTACACTAtctatcctaccgactgcgccaatgttatatgaattaaaGATCAAGATCGATAACTGGCTGGTTTATTTCTACCGTAGTACTTGATTCTACCCTAAGTAACAAAACTCAAGCGCGTTTAAGTCAGTGTAATGTTTATTTCACGTAATTAATCATACAATAGAATAGTTCTATGGACACTCAACAGTGGCAGTAaaaagtaattagaattatttTAAGTCTCATGGATAATAGTAGTTTATCTATGGACATAGATATTATAGATAACATATTCATTCATACCTAAATCGGTGTCCGTAGGTGATGAAGTCGGTCCGCCTGCGTCAACCGGTGCTATGTCCAGGGCCGGAACTGAGCGCGCTGTGCGCGGGCACAAGTTTCTAACGATACAAATATTCGTGTCCATATTAGGTGATGAAACTAGTCCGTGTGCGTCAGCCGGCGCCGTGTCCGGGGCCGGAGCTGAGCGCGCTGTGCGCGGGGTGCGGGCGCggggcgcgcggggcggcgtGCGGCGCGTGCCGGCGGCTGGCGCTGCGCTGCGCCGTGTGCGCGCGCGGCGTGCGCGGCCGCGCCATGGCCTGCGCCTACTGCGGCCACGCGGGACACGCCACGCACATGCTGGCCTGGTGAGTCTCGCTGCTTTCTTATTATAGTGTGAGAACTCGCCCTTGCGGCCAGTTGActccaggggcccgtttctcgaaaggtacaagccttgtattacaagtgcgcgaactgtcaaaccgTATGGGTTTTCATGGAAACACTTGTAATataaggcttgtacctttcgagaaacgggccacaggtgcccatttctcgaagctacaagttacaatttacaagtggttgtcaatgtctaatatgacatgttggaaagagacttccgcatgtaacttgtaactttcagttttgagaaatgagcCCCAGGTTTGAAACATATGGCATTTCCATCCATATAACAAGTGATTGTGCACCTACTCTTACGACTTTGTATTGGCACTAAGGTCAAAAAATGTGGCTCTTTTACAGGTTACTTGGgcaaatcaactttttgacctaCTCAAATCTGTCCGTCGATTTTAAATTTCGTTGTGAATTCTTATGATGtatgttaaaacattcaaggcCCTATATGGTAAACCTAATAAACTGAAATTTTATTGATTAGAAGTTGGCTTTCCTGGTAACTccagagacattttgagtaacgccAAAGACACTTAAAACTGTGATGTTCTGCCTGTGCAGGACTCACATATCCTCCGTGCCTGATGGGCCTGGGAGGTTTTACCGAGCTAGTCTCAGATGTGGGAGAAAGGGGGTGCAAGGCGAATAGAGAGAAACACCGGTTTCACTTAACTAATCGGGCTTTTATGCCGtttattcacacacacacaataaaCTTAATACTATCGCGGTAACGCGGCTTATCCTATGCGATATCTAACCTTCCCCGGCCGGCCGGGGTTAAACGGAATCAATCTAGGGTGCGCCGGAAGGGCCTACAACTACAGGGACCTATCGAGGGTCAGGAGGTAGGAaccgtaacccggcctaggcgcgtaatGGTCACCTGATCACGGGGGAGATAAAATAAGGTAGGAGGGTTTCAGAGGGTAGGAatcgtaacccggcctaggcgcgtaatggccaccccggccctgatcacgggAGAGATAGGAtataacccggcctaggcgcgtaatggtcaccccggccctggtTTGGGAATTCGCTGGTGATCGGATatcaacccggcctaggcgcgtaatggtcaccccggccttgGTTGTTGGAGGATAAGTGGATGGGAGCGTCGCCGTGAAGCGATGGGGACGGAAAGGGCAGCTGCACTGGCTGCGCGCACTTAAATATGGTCGGCCGGCGATCCCCTCCACTGCGCCGTGCGCTGCCGGTGGACTCGATTCCGCGCGGGGCGCGCCGCTGTGATGACATGGCGCGCTggtgacatagctatgtcacaaaactgtcggtcaaaaagttgattcgcccactCTCTTCTTTAGTATAGCGATAGAATTGAAAATTATTTGCACGTACTATAGTCCTTattttatgggcattttcagaatttgggacctcccaattagcgaaagttgttaacaaaaattcactcactgtcagttttgacgataattaagcatgaaatttcaataaaaatattatttttgtgttaattacataaactttaagcgataatctacattccgAATGAGAAAagtgtaaatttttagacagatttcatgcttaattgtcgtcacaaaactgacagcgagttaatttttgttaacttttGCAAATTGGGGGaatccaaattctgaaaatgcccttataatagttatttgttttcacTCGTGTGACTGACTGTAGTGAGTCATTTTAAGTGCAgtgattataattattgtattgttgtcaGGTTCGAGAAGCACGACACATGCCCCACGGGCTGCGGCTGCAAGTGCCTCGTCGACAGCAACGCGTTCTGGAAGGGCGTCAAATATGCCTAGCCCACACAAGTACCCACCTTTTATATACCTTACCTCTGTAGTCCCTTCATTTCCACCGGTTATCTAGTCGTCGAACAAGGGACGATCGAGAGacaattaatatattttatggtAATGACACGCCATATTATTTCTTTGTCTATGGGCAATTGGTgtaagtatttaattacttaaatacttTTCATTAAGTGCAATCGGCACACATACGTAAATATCAACTTCTTACATGACTGACATTAAATATGAAGTGATCAGTTGATCACTTATCAAATCAATAACGTCCAATAGTTTATTGgtatgcaagttatttgtaagTGTTACACAGCCAATAATATTCTTGCCGGGTTGATTTGTTATGATAATAATTATCACGGGATTACCATGTAAATAGAGATATGTAATATTTTAGACATGATTTGTATATAAACGACTGACAAATTGAGTacaatttgtaataaaaacacTCAAgtatgttttatatttttatttaacaaactttttacaattttataattattcaaTTAGAATGAAAAGTGCACGTTACTGTAAGTTAGTGTACGATCCTAAAATGTATGCTTTACTTCAGTCTCGTTAAAGCATTTCATAAGATTAATGGAAAGCGGTATTAGGTACTCATAATGTGAGGGTTTTATCTAAGAGCTTAAGACGATTAAACAAAAGTCCAGATGTATGTGTGTTAGATGATGATAGAAAAATATGATACTACAAAACACGAGTAAAAAGAAGACACTGACGTGTCAAACTCGTCGTTCGCCCTTTCGATAATTACTTCGACAACATTCGTATCGAATCCAGCCTGGAACCAGTAGGAGGGCATAGTttagccacacctcggacactggcaatcaaataaatgaaagaggcgcgttcctagcacacagtctaagctcgtgtaggtgaacgcgtatgcttgtatgagtgacatatgacaggtcgactgttcgcgtttttgacaggcggtaactgtgaggtaaccgagagggggtaggcgtcactttcagcggggagctggagtggccatactgtacgatagtactctttattatactgtggtttagcCAATATCAAATTAACTAGATATGAAGACTGACTTATAAATTGGTTATACCTAAGTTATACCTAATTTGCTAGACTTAGGATTCAGTAATCTGGATGACGATTACTAGCACATCCCTTATGACATTGGACATTAAGTTATTAGGTACACCTAATTAGACTAACATACTTCACAGGAGGGTGACAACACGTCATAAAATTTACAAACCACGAAAAATTCGATCTCACTCAGTCTTAGGCCGTTCTTACCCAATGTCATACTGGATGTGACTGCAGGAAACATTTTCTCGATGGAAATATAAATCGCAAACAGCAACAGTAGCAACATATTTAATTGGCCATATTGTATCATATTTTTTGAGTTGACGATATAAggccatacaaataaaaatcaaaatgatGTAGCAAATATACTTGAATATTGAATGATACAAACAAATGCAACTCTGTTCCCACTGAACAATAGAAGGCATTAGGTAGTATGTTGCTACATCATGACAATATGTGTTATCGTTTAAGATTAAGTTAGGTAAGAGAAAGTCACGGGAAAGAGACACGGTTATCGGTAAACTTCACACGATTCTCTTTgccttaatagttatttgttatacaagggggcagagttgtattttaacgccgagtgtggaattgaaaaacgggcaagtgaaaggatagttgaatagaatcctgaatttgcgagttttttaacacacgagaagtaaaatacatttgcacccgagtgtaacacaaaacttttcccctcactatagcgaggaaactacaacgcaaaaaatgcgtttatcactgcttccagttgttccacaggtggtaaatcatctttattactagattcacctacttttatcaattttaaagcagttaatttgactttattcaaggtcaaattactttacccactagtggataaaatgcgtttttacccgctagtattaaaggacaaaacacgtgtttccgagctagtgaggggaaaaataaattacgaTTCTCTTCCCCACATAACCCAGTTAATTATTTCTGCAGCGTAAGGGTATTTCTACATAAGAGTCGCCCGATCTATCAATTGTATGGTAATCAATATTCTAGTTACAATAATTGGAAAAAATATAGCTTATTTACAATTTGCAGCAGGTTTTATTCTAtacattatgtacctactatggACTTATGACTAACAGGCAAGGTACAGAATACCGCACAATCGGTACGCACGATAAGGCGATAATATTAGCTTCATGGTTAATGGTTATTCTCTGTCATTTTAAAGTATCTTCTTGACTTTAGTCCACAAATCTTAATCATTTGTTTGTTGTTATTAGATATTATGGTTTTCATTACGGTATTTTGGTTAACTTCACTTCATGCGTGGATCCAGGAGCCTAGGTTGATTTGTAATATCAAATTAcagttaggtacttaattttcAAATTCCTTAAACCAGGTTTATGGTAAACTTGggtaaaaaaaagtttaataaaaTCAGAAATTTAGTCACCGATATCTTAAACTATGAACTATGCGTTAACTATAATAGAGTATTATggtatttaggtaggtacatagttTTGTCAGCGATATCACGTCACATTATATATTGCGATTCAACTTAATATTGCGTTACATAATGTATTTACAATCATTTATAAACCGAATATTGAGGTCCCAAGATTTcataaaaacctaaataacAATGTAATAGAGACTAATATGGGCACATCTGCTCACCGTGTTATATTAGGTACCCGTAAAAGTAATCGTGTTAACTTAACTGTAACTTCCCTTACTATTCACTAAATAACTCAAAACAAAAACAGGCAACAACTAATCActatatgtaaaataaaaatctaaaagaCTTCTATTATAAATCCTTTGAAACATATGTCTATctaaattaaatacttagttACAATGTAAGGTTTGATCAGATAGCACAGTAGGTAAGTTTTGCGTAATCGACGATGTCTCCATGAAATTGGTTGGCTACGTAAAGGTGTATAGTCACTTATTGCTACGCTGCGAATTGGACATCAAACAGCATTATGAACAGTAGATACCAAGAGGTACACAAAGTTCGGACTCCTTTATGGTATGAAGGGGTAATGCTATTGGGATTTTCCTGAGTATTACTAATAATATCTACACACTAATAATCTACTTTCTTCATACAAATAAGGTGCATGCGCGACGAAGTAAGGACACGTCGGGTCTCAGAGGCGAGTTGTTCTATTGTAGCAGCTAAAACAAACAACATCGATCAGTCAACACCTATAGATATAAACACGGGTTACCTGTTTGTCTAGAAAATGTACGAAAGTGCAAATATTTCAATAGTGTGCGGTTAAGACCTGTAAAGCTAGTATACAGGTCAACTATTCCATTTGTTAACTAGGGAACATAAGTAGCTACAATTTAAATTGGTTTATTATAAACGACTGGCGCCGCTGAGATGACAGACTAAGTAACCGTGAAGCTCTTAGTCCAGGATAAGACAGGGATACATATTATTGAATGACGTTGTCTAAGGTGCTAAAGTTCTAGggtaaaaagcgctggtggcctagcggtaaacgcgtgcgactttcgatccggaggtcgcgggttcgaaccccggctcgtaccaatgagttttcggaacttatgtgcgaaatgtcatttgatacatgccagtcgcttttcggtgaaggaaaaacatcgtgaggaaaccggactaattaaGGCACAGTTAtccttcggattggaaggtcagatggcagtcgctttcgtaaaaactagttactaacaaaccttgggattagttgtcaaagcggaccccaggctcccatgagccgtgacaaaacgccgggataacgcaaagaggatgatgttGTCTAGGGTGCTAAACAAAGGATCTAAATGGGGAAGTATTGGgcttagaaaaaatatgttcTCGATGAGAAACACCGATCTTGAAATGTTTCACCGTATATTGTGGTTAACACATGTTATGTTAGTTCGGGACGGGTCATAGAAATGTGAAAAGATTGAACGAGAGTAATTCAAAGCAACCAAAGGCCTCAACAACTCTCGAATGATCAATCCACGCGAGTCTGCCGAATGAAGGGCGTGAGTAAAATGAGCGTGACGTTGGCAGCGTACCTCTCTAGCAGGTGGCGTTTGTGCTCTGGCGGTGAGGAGAAACACCGAATTTTATATATTTCGCCGTTTGATTGACACATGGCGTCAAACTTGGTTGTGTTATTTCGGGACAAGTCTATCGGAAAAAGAATGATCTGATCCACAGGGCATATGACCAACATTAAACGAGAATAATCCAAAGACCTCAACCGTTTCTTGAACGATCAATCAACGCGAGTCTGCCTAATGAAGGGTGTGAGTAAAATGAGCATGATATATATTTAGCCGTTTGGTTGACACATGACGTCAAACGTGGTTGTGTTATATCGGGACGAGTCGATCGGAAAAAGGACGTTTATGTGATCAACATTAAACGAGAGTAATCCAAAAACCGTTTCTTGAGTGATCATTGATCAATCAACGCGAGTCTGTCTAATGAAGGGCGTGAGCACAATGAGCGTGACGTTGGCGGCGTACCTCTCGAGCAGACGGCGCTTGAGCTCGGGCGGGTAGGTGACGTAGATGTAGTGGTCGTCGTGCTCCGGGTCGTCCAGCAGCGCCTCCTCGGCCGCCAGCCGCTCGGCGCGCGCCGGCGACGAGTGCGTCGTCATGGACACGGACGCACTGCCTGCTACGCTGCCTTCTTCTGAACTGAAAACGAATAAAATGAACACACAAACTGACCTTCATAAAAGTTCCCAATACCTGCCGTTTTAAAGCACCAACTTTAGTTTAGGAGAAACACTGTTGGACACAGTGAAACAGAAAGTGTTTTTTACTGCAACAAGCACTCCTTATAATTTTaacaaggatgaaactttggcaTAAattagagttcgtatcgacgtctGCTTATTTTAGttagttcggcccgtcggccattttttttggTTGTAAGgttttttaaacactaacttaggtttatttttatatatgtgttagaaaatactgttaggaaTTGATAATTATCATTTCCGCCGGCggcatggcgcagtcggtaggatataGTCTGGCGGCTCTGGACTCTGACTCTATTACTAGTATAAGTTAGCTCACCGTTCAGGACTTTATTAGTGGTAGTGTAAATAGTTTTCAATTAGTAGTCAGCTTACTCGAACACGATCCAGATTATATAGTAGCACATGCACAGCGCTAGCGCAAGCCCGGTGGCTAGCGCCAGCAGCAGAGGCCAGGGGAAGGCACGCGCGGTGGGCGCCGTGTCCTCCCAGTAGCGATCGCAGCTCAGGTACCAGCATACGGCGCGCTGTATTTCATCTGCACACAGTCAAAGGATAGTTTCGTTTAGTTGGTGAACCTAAAACCGTAGAATTCGTCTCGACATTAGCACTTTCTACAAACAGTTCCACAGTTCGTTGTTGTGTCTCCAAATCGAACAATTGTGGCTTCAACAATCAGTTTTGAATTAAATGGACATACTTACCTTCAAGTTCTGTAAACTGGTGTTGCGTAAGATGCAACAACAAAGTGGCGA is a genomic window of Leguminivora glycinivorella isolate SPB_JAAS2020 chromosome 6, LegGlyc_1.1, whole genome shotgun sequence containing:
- the LOC125227439 gene encoding GATOR complex protein WDR59, producing the protein MSVHWSSELMKWEYRELQATAMSVDFSGNNVLLAGRRWLAIKQVNLEEDAGDIIKKYPRHSKYDAAGAEWCQTYHGQKLCAIASNQRVDVYEWRAGNDLTCICSLRGHTRVVSDTHFHRQDHNLIATCSIDTFTHMWDLRDARKPVISLCAVAGASQVQWNKVASHIVATAHDGDIKIWDYRKHSVPFQYISAHLCKIHGVDWSPHHEYQLVTSSHDGSIKFFDINNARRPENVINTNFPVWRAIYTPFGSGLLTIGVGWGGLPRVEQAGVIGIWVSDILTHRLVGHTDTVQTMVWRPNTPPDNYQLVTWGRDQSLRIWAMQPSLLKMCHHYLPNDSEIEEDNSSDTMSPVESINDGSENTGQDIQMTKMPISNLISIDEEFESIREMANIEVTDMNTETRICQIHSERNGYTANLQVAFPKNLPEQIIPKFSWLSSTNIDSTTTIKILQALNRTAHRKKKEGQRCLLHCLKTLATSIDEIPVKSSDDSDSMKSSQRSQSESENAGDACIPFPRTSGAKWCGVSTLVVFNRPSNTRRLSLKHEAGTPRSMSSLSTIPSLFGSYGSVSPHATTTPSPTNAPGFPQLLHRHPSNSITTFYFQDRWKAQGRRAGSMRSRGSISGCSPRVVLYAAPDLFPLNRVLAEKYVINAEDSVEMCESNARIASSEGESELAHAWRLAALAARALRARPVDHCASSEESMGWAQHPLCCSLLQSLISHYAKALDIQMAAMLACAFPIFNDTNKWSSQSTISNSSYGNGTSPYSTVNQYSEIADGWMNVRSNSCSEAENFYTDSSVSKSERMSACVLDEAAVHQYHCFKRVYADILHRWQLLYKRTEVMKLVRVRQPAPCPGPELSALCAGCGRGARGAACGACRRLALRCAVCARGVRGRAMACAYCGHAGHATHMLAWFEKHDTCPTGCGCKCLVDSNAFWKGVKYA